In a single window of the Thermofilum uzonense genome:
- the prs gene encoding ribose-phosphate diphosphokinase, translating to MTVYALENSNGIAAGIARGIGDKLVQLEYKIFPDGESYVRVPQKPEGVAILVASLYPNPDKRIFELLMSVEAIKALSNEPLIAVVPYMAYARQDKRFLEGEPISIRVILKSLETLGLDGLVVVDIHKPSVLSEYTSIPSRNVFIDRLIAEYFHPKMRNSVVLAPDVGALERAKRVAAHLDAEYDYLVKERDRVTGEVKAMPKNLTVEERTVLIVDDIISTGGTMALAARTVLSQGAEKVYAACTHAVMVRGALDLLISSGISEVAATDTVPSPVSKISVVPAAVEELRSLLEELL from the coding sequence GTGACAGTGTACGCTCTCGAGAATTCTAACGGTATCGCGGCCGGCATAGCTAGGGGTATAGGCGACAAGCTCGTACAGCTAGAATATAAGATTTTTCCTGACGGTGAGAGCTATGTAAGAGTCCCCCAAAAGCCAGAAGGCGTGGCGATTCTCGTCGCTTCTCTCTACCCGAACCCTGACAAGAGGATTTTCGAGCTACTAATGAGCGTCGAGGCTATCAAGGCGTTGAGTAACGAGCCTCTGATAGCTGTAGTCCCCTATATGGCTTATGCACGCCAGGATAAGAGATTCCTTGAAGGGGAGCCGATAAGCATAAGGGTTATCCTCAAGTCGCTTGAAACTCTTGGACTCGATGGTCTCGTCGTAGTAGATATTCATAAACCTTCCGTGCTCTCAGAGTATACTTCTATTCCATCGAGAAATGTCTTCATAGACAGGTTGATTGCGGAATACTTCCACCCTAAGATGAGGAACTCCGTCGTCCTTGCACCCGACGTTGGGGCCCTAGAGCGCGCCAAGAGAGTGGCAGCACACCTTGACGCGGAGTACGACTATCTCGTCAAGGAGCGTGACAGGGTCACGGGTGAGGTGAAAGCTATGCCTAAAAATCTCACCGTGGAGGAGAGAACCGTCTTGATAGTTGACGACATAATAAGCACAGGAGGGACAATGGCTCTTGCTGCCAGGACTGTTCTCTCCCAGGGAGCGGAAAAAGTCTATGCCGCTTGTACGCATGCTGTAATGGTGAGAGGGGCTCTTGACTTACTCATATCCTCTGGTATAAGCGAGGTGGCAGCCACCGACACTGTGCCGTCCCCCGTGTCTAAGATCTCTGTCGTTCCAGCTGCTGTGGAGGAGTTAAGATCCCTTCTTGAAGAACTCCTGTAG
- a CDS encoding ATP-binding protein, whose product MGREIGKIVNVYGRNILRIAVPDDSFGHIAKPGTYIKFRSSTGVQHYALITGYLLSDELYRRGKLIEELEGYEDITVTRNEVTAIVIGYARNGKLIKGVESLPAPGERIYTADTEELAGLLSKFDLDIGRLASALEVSFTLDLNMLVSRHFSILAMTGSGKSNTVAVLVSRILERYKHPRLLVIDTHSEYIPLTNLFPGKVRVYSPSGQMLEMLKVRYGIEPSPLEVPLWTLGFEEIAEILKLDSRATKQLLYLRDALLKLRRQKWSLATPNDPLHFTAQELLSSIGGDKTRDDSAIDLKLKIASLIEDPELKFITSPVLSEELYKRTPGDEPSKSIRAYAQIYQSLFSEGATIIALGGLPSEIQTTTVATILRALWRVASAHVQAGRVLPILVILEEAHIYAPKDREVPSKQIIEKIAKEGRKFGVGLGVVSQRPRELSPTLLAQCGTLIALRTSNPEDQRHIMSSVEDIVGELVQGLSSLSVGQALVSGAAAPFPAIVNIYSFADLYKTELGGKDVDWSTAWSEPQDFIDITRFLVSREDAHKREGVEESKKKNADLQEFFKKGS is encoded by the coding sequence TTGGGACGCGAAATAGGCAAGATAGTCAACGTGTACGGAAGGAATATTTTACGAATAGCCGTCCCCGACGACTCCTTCGGGCATATTGCTAAGCCAGGTACATATATCAAATTTAGGTCTTCAACAGGGGTCCAACACTATGCTCTTATTACAGGTTACCTTTTGAGCGACGAATTATATAGGAGGGGGAAGCTCATAGAGGAACTCGAAGGCTACGAAGACATCACGGTTACACGTAACGAGGTAACGGCCATCGTTATCGGCTATGCTCGCAACGGCAAGCTCATCAAGGGCGTTGAAAGCTTACCGGCTCCCGGTGAGAGGATATATACCGCGGATACTGAAGAACTAGCCGGTCTGCTTTCAAAATTTGACCTGGACATAGGACGTCTCGCGTCAGCATTAGAAGTTAGCTTTACGCTTGACCTCAACATGCTTGTCTCACGACACTTTTCAATACTCGCTATGACTGGCTCAGGAAAGTCTAACACGGTTGCTGTTTTGGTTTCGAGAATTCTAGAGAGGTATAAGCATCCAAGGCTCCTAGTAATAGATACCCACAGCGAGTACATCCCTCTTACAAATCTCTTCCCAGGAAAGGTGCGAGTATATTCTCCAAGTGGCCAGATGCTTGAAATGCTGAAGGTTAGGTACGGCATAGAGCCTTCACCACTAGAAGTACCCTTGTGGACACTGGGCTTCGAAGAAATAGCAGAAATCCTCAAGCTTGACAGCAGGGCAACAAAACAGCTCTTGTACCTCCGCGATGCATTGCTTAAGCTAAGACGCCAAAAATGGAGCCTTGCTACCCCGAATGACCCCTTGCACTTTACGGCTCAGGAGCTGCTAAGCAGTATAGGTGGAGATAAGACGAGAGATGACTCTGCCATAGACCTCAAGTTGAAGATAGCAAGCCTTATAGAGGACCCCGAGTTAAAGTTCATCACATCTCCCGTCCTTTCCGAGGAGCTTTACAAAAGAACTCCCGGAGACGAGCCTTCCAAGAGCATAAGAGCATATGCTCAGATTTACCAGTCCCTCTTCAGCGAGGGGGCCACGATTATAGCTCTTGGCGGGCTTCCAAGCGAGATCCAGACTACTACTGTTGCAACGATACTGAGGGCTTTATGGAGAGTTGCCTCAGCCCACGTACAGGCAGGGCGCGTGCTCCCAATCTTAGTTATACTCGAGGAGGCACATATATACGCTCCTAAGGATCGAGAAGTACCTTCCAAGCAGATAATCGAGAAGATTGCAAAAGAAGGCAGAAAGTTCGGAGTGGGACTGGGAGTCGTAAGCCAGAGGCCTAGAGAACTAAGCCCAACGCTGCTAGCTCAGTGTGGTACACTAATTGCGTTAAGAACATCAAACCCAGAGGACCAGAGACATATAATGAGTAGCGTGGAGGATATAGTCGGAGAGCTTGTTCAAGGCCTGTCCAGCCTAAGTGTTGGACAAGCACTCGTATCGGGTGCTGCCGCCCCCTTCCCGGCAATAGTAAACATTTACAGCTTCGCCGACCTCTACAAGACCGAGCTAGGCGGTAAAGATGTGGATTGGAGCACAGCCTGGAGCGAACCTCAAGATTTCATAGACATTACCAGGTTCCTCGTTTCAAGAGAAGATGCACACAAGAGGGAAGGTGTGGAAGAGTCTAAGAAAAAGAACGCTGATCTACAGGAGTTCTTCAAGAAGGGATCTTAA
- a CDS encoding DNA double-strand break repair nuclease NurA: MEKLRHYSFIAEMDRILLEARERVEEPLSIEGKPLEKLWFIDGSHAISERQGAFVSLFSVASLGVISRKYLEGLPGREHLLTHLIIPKVNGESRAALLMSSLEIMEALRASSMEMDAVIFDGSYLALLLSAYGSSSQLFSETLRSISGENVTLRSIVEDTDAGKIIDETVDTWIERIVKERSMHGFYKSAYSIFTSIYDLAEKLHDKLASNKFIENKLGKRFLIDYTLFFAETTLYLRVLGSFLKHVEENDILPLWVAKESTSRFLSEILDLKSWLSDTVLLDSLWSGKEKVFIILESRENPKALRPVNPPSEPVASRETLSLVYRWNKFDIVYLKVSRHGPVLQASYPHDLASRERVESALAALASLSDPKRGYPRPLSLVHHKTLIPGTLVEALAYKMWQSSQGVLRGLLQPLGRETVL; the protein is encoded by the coding sequence ATGGAGAAGCTTCGACACTATTCCTTTATCGCCGAGATGGATAGGATACTATTGGAGGCACGTGAGAGAGTAGAAGAACCACTTAGTATCGAGGGCAAACCGTTGGAGAAGCTGTGGTTTATCGACGGGAGTCACGCGATTAGCGAGAGACAGGGGGCTTTCGTCTCCTTGTTTTCAGTGGCATCACTCGGCGTTATTTCCAGGAAGTACTTGGAGGGTCTGCCTGGACGTGAACACTTGTTAACACACTTGATAATCCCCAAGGTGAATGGTGAGTCCCGCGCAGCCCTTTTAATGAGTTCACTAGAAATCATGGAGGCGCTTAGGGCTTCATCGATGGAGATGGACGCTGTGATTTTTGACGGAAGTTACCTTGCTTTACTTCTCTCAGCTTATGGCTCAAGCTCCCAGCTATTCTCTGAAACGCTTAGATCAATCTCCGGTGAGAACGTTACTCTCCGGAGTATAGTGGAGGACACTGACGCAGGCAAAATAATAGATGAAACGGTCGATACCTGGATAGAGAGAATAGTTAAAGAGAGAAGCATGCATGGATTCTATAAGTCGGCTTACAGCATATTTACATCGATTTATGATCTTGCGGAAAAACTTCACGACAAGCTTGCCTCCAATAAATTTATTGAGAACAAGCTCGGGAAGCGTTTCCTGATCGACTATACTCTTTTTTTCGCCGAGACAACCCTCTACTTGCGAGTGCTCGGCAGCTTCTTGAAACATGTCGAAGAGAACGACATCTTACCCCTTTGGGTAGCAAAGGAGAGTACAAGTAGGTTCCTCTCAGAAATACTGGATTTAAAGAGTTGGCTCAGCGACACTGTTCTTTTAGACTCCCTATGGAGTGGAAAGGAAAAAGTATTCATAATACTTGAAAGTCGCGAAAACCCTAAAGCCTTGAGACCCGTTAACCCGCCTAGTGAGCCTGTAGCGTCCCGAGAAACTCTAAGCCTGGTTTACAGGTGGAACAAGTTTGACATAGTGTACCTTAAAGTTTCGAGACACGGGCCTGTGCTCCAGGCTTCATACCCTCATGACCTTGCCTCCCGTGAGAGAGTCGAGAGCGCCTTAGCAGCGCTGGCATCACTGAGTGATCCCAAGAGAGGTTACCCCAGACCACTCTCATTAGTCCACCACAAAACCCTTATTCCCGGCACTCTCGTCGAGGCACTAGCGTATAAGATGTGGCAGTCCTCCCAGGGAGTTCTAAGGGGATTGCTCCAACCCCTCGGGCGCGAAACAGTACTCTAA